Genomic DNA from Mus musculus strain C57BL/6J chromosome Y, GRCm38.p6 C57BL/6J:
attctcttccttgaggatttctaagtttcagctcctctacttcttgcctctttctgtgagtatttgtgaatatgcatgtgtgtctatattacagatgtctcagtatatatacaactcaactcatagtgggattttgcaattaactgctggcactatctcacactagaccatattccttaatgcagacttggtgtgggtaagtaccagaaaggaactggagattgctagatatcttcagagttagttgtagtataggtgaagtttagacttctgaccttacattctggctagcccctatgggtttaagatgcatggataagggatcaagatcctgaacttggattgcatttttctcctttttgaacaaaacagagatatccttgaagagatagatggatcttatcactttgtttcaaataaagaattctgtggttaaattgttttgaaatgtcagtcatgggtcttagatgaaggctttggtccacagtacaatgttcataggtagtacaatatgcactctgaaaagtgattggaacctgagggctttaatcaatgagttaatcaattaatggatatacaaggaatgggtaagaaacttgtaaatgaacgtggtcatttggacatgtcttcaaagctgtttattgtctttgtcccttcttgtgttaatgctgactagctgccaataagttgaacaattttgctgcttcatgcgcctttcatattcatgtgatcatggatccttctttcatttgtgatagtaacatgtcaggttcagaggaaacatggcttaattctttaatttttttttctagaaacggcatgctaagtgtagaaccaatgttacctagttgttgtagttggaatattcagccatggtatctgttgtctttgagactcaagaactttgctgctacccacaccactggtctttcttctgaattcactattgtattttagtagatttcaatatcatatgaagtaccagaaaatgagtgaaaaatgacagtggtgaaatgtgtttagaatcattaaattacacacttaaaaataaataaatcaatggatttatttagtatataaatcaaactccaataaaacttctgaaaaggcttaatcaaatgtgatgcttctcatgtgagttgttatttgtcatagcacctgtgatttagctgttaatagtagtgggttttattacttatgaatcagacaccaatacatccatgaaggggttacactccattccctcaggagaaagaaatcaattaaaagtcattggatttcttgatgagaatttttctggtcaaagctgagttggcaggaagttggacagactggggtgtctcccagaaagtgtaacacaaattagaatgtaggtgttgtgaggctataaggcatattcactacttgtcacctattattgagtattcttgctgttggaggtacttacccttcacttctgccatggagggaagtgggtctacacctaggcagaatgaggagattgtgatgagtaatgtttgtgtgggttatggagcaggataaaccttaatgtgctgggattttatttatctccaacttgacaatctagcgtcaccttaggagagagaacaattgaagaattgtctctattcacttggtttttgggtaagtctatgggacattttcttcattgatggtcgatgtgtgagggtaggcaactgtgggtaagctcatcagtagtcatttataaaaggaaagcttttactctgtatttaaaataaaatattcgatcaagccacatgatttttggtggtttgaataagaatataccctatagattcatatatatggatatttactcaccagggattggcagtgtgtttaaggattagaaggaatgagagaagatgtggcttcattggaggaagtggttgtgtcaataagggtggtctttgagttttcaagaaaccaatgtaatggcagaatatctgtctctgtctaaggatcaatagttctctattgctccagtgctgcggtcactgacttgatgtttgactaaacttctgtaagtgtaatcaagcccccagttaatgctttgtttcataatagttgttttatccatgatgtctcttcacagcaatagaacaatgactaagatagggtcaagcaataagcactctttcctggtaatgcttcaagttcctgttttgccttccttggtaatagtctgtaacatgtaagctaataacccttatattcccaagttatgtttgatgttagtattcttcagtgtgagaaagaagcaaactagaacaattgcatgtcattatatacatgagaatatcttacctttaaattaaaataaaatatctacacattatttgtccttataggataagtgacagtggtagtattagatattttgttcctctaagaaattgtcttacttaaggtttctattgttgtaagaacataccatgtccaaagagctaattccatagcaaaagttttattcagcttatattccacattgctgttcatcatcaaagtagtttggaaagaaactgaaacaacacaggttcctggagccagaagctcatgcataggccatggagtggtgatgcttattgacatgctccttaagtcttgcttccataaggagcacaagactaccaccacaagggtgtccccacccacaatgaactgggtcctctcccaccaattaagaaaattcctaaaagcttgatcttaatgaggcattttctcaactgaggctcctcctcttgcaagactctagatcttttcaagttgctatgaaaccagtatggcactctgaatgtagttggcctatgaggaggtgtggccttgtaggagtgggtgtggcctttttggaggaagcatatcactgtgaggctttaaagctctgctcagtgtggaagacaacatccctgcatgcagaagactctaagcttcctctccaccactacatatgcccagacacttgcatgttcacttccttgatgatagtggactgaacctctgaaactgcaatgaaatgttgaaaagccctaatgaaatgtttctaatgagttgtcttagtcatagtggtttttcacagcattgaaaccctaattaagacatccagctagcagagaaactctcccagataccaaaattaatcaacaatagagagtattttcaagtcatttggcattcaaacttattctagagaaaaaacacaaatgattgagtccatgacaagcctgactaaaaacaaaaacaaaaaacaatacaaaaacaaacaaaaaacaaacaaacaaacaaaacaaaaacaaacaaaaaacctacaacaacaataaaaccaaccaaccaaacaaacaaaagaaacactcagagtgcatatgggacccattaagacccccatgaagcacaggggctactcaggagtagtgaccaacatattgggcaacctcatagagtttgaaacccatgagaactggcatagaaaagagatcagcacatatgcattgagtacaccttcactgttttatgagaaggaggtcacacataaatttgagacaggaatttataggaaatagacaggctgaaatggtacataggtatgttgggagtcagatgtttggaggagagccaggggaacaggccagtggtgagctttttgatggtcatctggggcactcaacagagacctccaaaagatcacaggattcatcccaggcaaagattgcacagggaaagaaatcaggatccacgccccaccatatattatctcacagtttattcattttctcttttaaattactctttgatctgatcaactggctatttgttaagaaaccaaagaacctaatgtggatatgcccaattttaactatttgcacaaaatttctattcttcctgggtctcctgcttcacattttgagaacttcatcttagaattcatttgtccctcagtgtcctctagtcctttttgggtcctttattgtttttaaaggtcaccatcaatttaatctttcttaacttctacctggtctcttttctgcatgttaatattggatttcttaaaaagatatcttaatgggaatagagagatgaccatgttgtcaagagtacttttgtaccgcaaaaaaactggatttgttttcttgaattcatatccaatggttaacaatcagctttaatgccagctccatgggatctgacaactcatgtctctgtggtcacctatactctcaagctcatgccctactcccacccatataaataaagataataaatcttaaaatgagagacaagtttcatttggtttcattattcaaatgaaaccttattttgtctgatttctgaatctctttggatcagttttctgggttgcactttgtgtaacaaggccacattccttttatctatcactctttccccaacttgttgtttctccctcagacttcataccagagattctatctatgtcctgtctttctccacttcttcctaaaaatccattttttgctgccatccctgctcctctaagtcatatctccaattccttgctcactatgcagaccacagaatctaagtcctgtccattttagcctgtgtgatattagatgtatgcactgttcacagcctgcgttgcaactttcatcttcctttgatgttctttctaccatagtccatctcttccaacaaagtgttcactaaaagcatgtcatgtcacacgtattaatttttagaacaaaacaaattttattgacaaagatactgaggttttgtcaaagacccataggtacccaacacaggaaaacaaacatttttttttcaatcctataagtttacatttctgtactttgtgatttttttcaatttaagtgatatttgacaccagagtatagacatagatatggaggtcaccgagaaatttgataaagtacacagtaggatttgctagaactttgtaaacaacctttctgaactttttggatccatcatctctggtgtactgcacccaggaacctattaagaagtcattgtcatcacctgatctcgcctcagccagaggggtctctggaatgatgtggaggttaccttccttgtagtcatccaggagctgatagacgtagaggaccggatccttcttgtaggaaatgtaaaaatagtcctgtaagaatggcacctgggctagcaccatcccactccagttgtcctcagagccatctttcccctcaaatttgtgttgtacctctctgccaaccagtgcgcctgcgaggtggacatccctcacctgaggaaaaactactttgtgaggcaagaccttaagatttaaaatcctctcatcgctgtggagctcctgtccgtagacactgtcaattccgtcatacttcaccaaataaagagaagggtttgttggcagttgacctagaatgatggccttccaatgggtgacaggctcattaccttccttccacccgtgagaaattctgcagccaacaatattccccagggcctgggaagaaggcttcctcctactcttcttcttgagtgatgtcatgctcagactcttcagaagtattgtcttctacctggctgtagacctgttgtggtagatcacactgtcttgtggcttccattcccttcaaatatcatacttgcttattgcctgggactgaagatcttgcccgtttaaaccagacacaatgctgttgcctctgtcatatatatgaattcctgatgggcaatggttatgggttgggagtgaatgctggaccaagactcttctctaagagaacttctgagcaggtgaagaagattatgctaaacagttttgagctcctaaaattaattttataaaaataagaagttaataagtcagcaatggtggtacacgcatttaatcccagaactcagaaggcaaggacaggcagatttctaaattagagaccagcctggtctacaaagtgagttccagggcagtcagtgctatagagaggaaccctgtctcaacaacaacaacaacaacaacatcaagtaaaagaaaacaaacgaaaatcaaacgaaaaacaaacaaaacagaaatacaaacaaaaaataacaaaacaaacaatcaaatggagaagttaataggaagtggtagtgacccataactttaatcatagtactcaaaaggcagagtgaggcagaccttactgagagaaag
This window encodes:
- the Gm21943 gene encoding predicted gene, 21943, producing MTSLKKKSRRKPSSQALGNIVGCRISHGWKEGNEPVTHWKAIILGQLPTNPSLYLVKYDGIDSVYGQELHSDERILNLKVLPHKVVFPQVRDVHLAGALVGREVQHKFEGKDGSEDNWSGMVLAQVPFLQDYFYISYKKDPVLYVYQLLDDYKEGNLHIIPETPLAEARSGDDNDFLIGSWVQYTRDDGSKKFRKVVYKVLANPTVYFIKFLGDLHIYVYTLVSNIT